Genomic window (Ureibacillus composti):
CCAAAAATTCGTTCACAGAAAAGACCATCTTTTTCTGGTTTTAATGTACGGTAGTTAATTGTTTCTGGCTTTTTAACCTCACCATAAGACCATGAACGGATTTTATCAGGTGATGCTAAACCAATTTTCATATACTCAAATTCATTAACGTCTATCAAGGAGCCTACCTCCCTTTAGTATAAGTCCTTTATCGACTTTTCGAAGCTCGACTTTTCATTGCAAATATTTATATATAACGAACTGGCAGGCGCAAATGTCCTGCCCGTTCGTATTAAAACCTACTCAAGCGTTTCTACTGCTTCTTCTTCTTTATCAGCTGCTGGTAAGATGTTTAATGCATCTGTTGGTTGAAGTTCATCTTCATCATCAATATCACGAAGTTCAACTTCTTCATCGTTTACAGTTAGCATTTTCACATCTAACCCTAGTGATTGAAGTTCTTTAATTAATACTTTAAATGATTCAGGTACACCTGGTTCTGGTACACTTTCACCTTTTACAATTGCTTCATAAGTTTTCACACGTCCAACAACATCATCTGATTTAATTGTCAGAATTTCTTGAAGTGTATATGCAGCACCATAAGCTTCAAGTGCCCATACCTCCATCTCACCGAAACGTTGACCACCAAATTGTGCTTTACCACCAAGTGGCTGTTGAGTTACAAGAGAATATGGTCCAGTTGAACGAGCATGAAGTTTATCATCAACCATGTGTGCTAATTTGATCATGTACATGATCCCAACAGAAACACGGTTATCAAATGGTTCTCCAGAGCGTCCATCATAAAGAATTGTTTTACCGTCACGGTTCATACCTGCTTCTTCCATCGTTTCCCAAACATCTTCCTCGTTTGCTCCATCAAATACAGGACTTGCCATGTGAAGTCCTAGATAGCGAGCAGCCATTCCTAAGTGAAGCTCTAAAACTTGTCCGATGTTCATACGTGATGGTACCCCAAGTGGGTTTAACATGATGTCAACAGGTGTTCCGTCTGGCATAAATGGCATATCTTCTTCAGGTAATATACGAGAGATTACCCCTTTGTTACCGTGACGTCCGGCCATTTTGTCCCCAACGCGAATTTTACGTTTTTGAACAATATAAACACGTACTAATTGGTTAACTCCAGGTGGTAATTCGTCGCCATCTTCACGGTTAAAGACTTTTACATCAAGAACAATTCCGCCTGCACCATGAGGTACACGTAAAGAAGTATCGCGAACTTCACGAGCCTTTTCACCGAAGATTGCATGTAATAATCTTTCTTCAGCTGTTAACTCAGTAACTCCTTTAGGTGTAACTTTCCCTACTAGGATATCGCCATCGCGAACTTCAGCACCAATACGGATAATACCGCGGTCATCCAAGTTGCGAAGTGCATCTTCACCAACATTTGGAATGTCGCGAGTAATTTCTTCAGGTCCTAATTTTGTATCACGAGACTCAGATTCGTATTCTTCAATGTGAACAGATGTATATACATCATCTTTAACAAGACGTTCATTCATGATAACAGCATCTTCATAGTTGAAACCTTCCCATGTCATGAAGGCAACTAAAACGTTACGTCCTAGTCCTAATTCGCCTTTTTCCATAGAAGGACCATCAGCTAAGATATCTTTCGGTTTAACACGATCCCCAACTTTTACAATTGGACGTTGGTTAATAGAAGTACCGTGGTTAGAACGAGTGAATTTTTGAAGTTTATACTTAACTAATTCACCTTTAACTTCTTTACCATCGATTTCTTCAATACGACGAACTTGAATTGTACGAGCTTCTACATGCTCAACAATACCATGATATTTATTAACTACTGCAGCACCTGAATCACGAGCATTTACGTGTTCCATACCTGTACCAACAAATGGCGCTTCAGGATTTAATAAAGGAACAGCTTGACGTTGCATGTTCGCACCCATTAACGCACGGTTAGAGTCATCGTTCTCTAAGAACGGGATACATGCCGTCGCAGCAGATACTACTTGTTTTGGAGATACGTCCATATAGTCAATACGTTCTTTCTTAAATACTGTATTGTCCCCACGGAAACGACCTAAAACTTCATCTTTTGCAAATGAACCATCGGGATTTAAAATGGAGTTCGCTTGAGCTACAACGTAGTTATCTTCTTCGTCTGCTGTTAAGTAGTCAATTTGCGCTGTTACTTGACCCGTTTCAGGATCAACTTTACGATAAGGAGTTTCAATAAACCCAAATTTGTTCACTTTCGCATAAGATGAAAGTGAGTTAATTAATCCAATGTTTGGACCCTCTGGCGTTTCAATCGGACACATACGACCATAGTGAGAGTAGTGAACGTCACGTACTTCCATACCTGCGCGTTCTCGAGTTAATCCACCAGGCCCTAATGCAGAAAGACGACGTTTATGAGTTAACTCTGCAAGTGGGTTAGTTTGATCCATGAATTGCGATAATTGAGAGCTACCAAAGAACTCTTTAATTGAAGCAATTACAGGGCGAATATTAATTAATTGTTGTGGTACGATCGATGCAGTGTCGTTGATTGACATACGTTCACGTACTACACGTTCCATACGAGATAACCCAATACGGAATTGGTTTTGCAATAACTCACCAACCGAACGTAAACGACGGTTACCTAAATGGTCAATATCATCAGTATTTCCCACTCCATGTAGTAAGTTAAAGAAGTAAGACATTGAAGCAATAATGTCTGATGGTGTTAGACTCTTAACTTCTTCCTCTACATAAGCATTAGAAATAACGTTTATTTCTTTTTGTGCTTCATCGTTTGGTGCAAAAATCTTAACTGATTGAATCGTTACATCATCTTCTAGTACTCCACCAACTTGTGATAATGTACGGAAGCCGATACCGTTTTCTAAATAAGGAATTAATTTATCTAGAGTTCGACGATCAAGCATTTTTCCTTTTTCAACCAAAATTTCTCCTGTTTCTGGATCCACAAGTGTTTCAGCAACAGTTTGGTTAAACAAACGATTTTTAATATGAAGCTTTTTATTCATTTTATAGCGCCCTACATCAGCTAAATCATATCTTTTCGCATCAAAGAAACGAGAGTATAATAAGCTTTTTGCGCTTTCAACTGTTGGTGGTTCACCCGGACGAAGACGCTCATAAATTTCTAACAGTGCCTTTTCAGTACTATCAGTATTATCTTTTTCAAGCGTATTTCGTAGGTATTCGTTATCACCAAGGATATCAATAATTTCTGAATCTGAACCAAATCCTAATGCGCGCAACAGTACTGTTGCAGGTAGTTTACGAGTACGATCAATTCGTACATATACTACGTCTTTAGCATCCGTTTCATATTCTAACCATGCACCACGGTTCGGAATAACTGTAGCGCCGAAACCTTTTTTACCGTTTTTATCGGTTTTATCATGGAAATAAACACTTGGAGAACGAACTAATTGTGAAACGATAACACGTTCAGCACCATTAATTACAAATGTGCCTGTTTCTGTCATTAATGGGAAGTCACCCATAAAGACGTCTTGCTCTTTCACTTCGTCTGTTTCCTTGTTGTGAAGACGTACTTTTACACGCAATGGTGCAGCATAGGTAACGTCACGTTCTTTACATTCATCGACATCATACTTTGGCTCACCTAAACTATAGTCGACAAACTCAAGTGAAAGATTACCTGTAAAATCTTCGATTGGAGAAATGTCGTGGAACATTTCACGCAATCCTTCTTCCAGGAACCACTCATAAGATGCTGTTTGAATTTCGATTAAATTCGGAAGTTCCAGCACCTCTTTAATACGCGCAAAACTTCTACGCTGGCGGTGTTGTCCGTACTGAACTAGTTGACCTGTCAACTCATTCACCCCTCATTAAAGCGATTATAGGTCTTTCCAAAATCATATAAATGGTGTATGATTTCGAAAGATAAAAAGAAAACGAGACTTTTCTAAAATCCCATTCTCGGTTAAACTAAACTTATCCGTGGTAAGTATACCCACTTAAAGTGAGTTGCATACAAATGGGCATACTCCCACAAAATAATAATTTTGCATTTTATTATGTTATCATAGCAAATTTGTCAAGTCAATAATCTACAATTAATCAATTACAATTCAATGTAATTGTGTCTATAATTTGAATTTATTCCGTGTATTATTAACACTCTTTAAAATCTAAACTATCGGACAGAGATTAAAACTTAACACCATTTCTTGCGACTAGTAGTTTCAGAAGCAGAATATGGCTTGATATTGTCTCAAGTTCTTCCTTAGCGATCACTGTATCAGTAGAAATTTTATTTTTTCCCTCTAATAATCCAATAACCCTTTTTCTTCTCGACAATCTCAACTTCCGAAAACATCTCTTCTAAACGACTAACTGTAGACGGAGCTCCCTGTTTCTTTTGAATCACAACCCACAGTTCTCCACCTTCTAACAACCTGTCATAAGCACCTTCATAGAATCTAAAAATCGTTTCTTTTCCAGCACGTATTGGTGGATTTGTTAAAACTGCAGCCACTTGTAGTTGTTCATCAACAGCAGCTATACCATCACTTTGAAATATTCGTACATTTTGAATTCCGTTTAGATTTGCATTTTTTTGCGCTAATGCGATCGCACGTTCATTAATATCCATCATGTAAACCGTTCGATCTGGATTTTTTTTCGCAATCGCCAATCCAATCGGTCCGTATCCACAACCAATATCTACTACTGCACCATCAATTTGCGGCATTTCAAATGAGTCAATTAAAACACGGGATCCAAAATCTACTTCGCTTTTACTAAATACACCGGCATCCGTTTCAAATAAAAATGAATGGCCTAGTAATGTAAATTTCCATTGACGCGGTTTACTTTCAGTTTGAGGTTTACTTGAGTAATAATGTTCAGACATGAATGCCCTCCTCAAGGAAAATAAGAAAGCCCGTCAAAATAGACGAGCTTTCAGGCTGTGTTAACAAATGCTTGATCCGTGCACTCGCTTTTAAAACAAGTACTCGACTGTCAAAGAGATATGTTGCGACAGCCATTTTTTATTTAAGAAATTATTTAACTTCTACAGAAGCGCCAACTTCTTCAAGTTTAGCTTTAATTTCTTCAGCTTCTTCTTTAGATACGCCTTCTTTTAATGCTTTAGGAGCGTTATCTACAACTTCTTTAGCTTCTTTTAATCCAAGACCAGTAAGTTCACGTACTACTTTGATTACTTTAATTTTTTGGTCTCCAGCAGATGCTAATACTACGTCAAATTCAGTTTTTTCTTCAGCAGCTGCAGCGCCACCAGCAACTACTGCTACAGGAGCAGCAGCTGTTACACCGAATTCTTCTTCGATTGCTTTTACTAAATCGTTTAATTCAAGAACTGTCATAGCTTTGATAGCTTCTAAGATTTGATCTTTGTTCATTTTATTTTCCTCCTATATGGATAATATGATTTTATTAGGCTATTCGCCTTAAATTTGTTGTATTGAAGTTTAGGCAATTATTAAGCGCCTTGCTCTTCTTTTTGTTCTGCAACAGCTTTTGTTGCAAGAGCGAAGTTGCGTACTGGTGCTTGAAGTACAGATAAAAGCATAGATAGTAAACCTTCGCGTGATGGAAGTTCTGCTAGAGCTTTTACATCTTCAGCTGAAGATACGTTTCCTTCGATGATACCCGCTTTAATTTCAAGCGCTTCATTCTTTTTAGCGAACTCATTGATGATTTTCGCTGGTGCTACTACGTCTTCGTTAGAGAACGCAACAGCATTTGGACCAGTTAAGAATTCGTTAATTCCAGAAACACCAACGATTTCTGTAGCACGACGAGTTAAAGTGTTTTTGTATACTTTGAACTCTACTCCAGCTTCACGAAGTTGTTTACGAAGTTCTGTAACTTGAGCAACAGTTAATCCGCGGTAATCCACTACAACTACAGAAGCAGCAGCTTGGAATTTATCAGCGATTTCTTGTACTTGAACTTTTTTTGTTTCAATTGCACTGCTCATGATTGACACCTCCTATTAGAATGGGTCATTTATACCGACAAAAGAAAGCCTCTAGCCAACAAAAGTAGACTAGAGGCGGAAAATTCATCATCTTAAAAGAATCCGATTTCTGTGTCCTCGGTAGGATCATTAAGTGACAAGTCACTCCTACTGTCTACGGTACAAATGGATATTCACAACGTCATCCATCTTACCAAGAAGGAGAATCGTTGTCAATAATATTTATATAAAATACTTTATGTTATTATTTAACAACTACGCTTGTTGAGTCAACTTTTACAGATGGACCCATTGTTGTAGTTACGTTTACAGATTTCATGTAAGTACCTTTAGCTGCTGCAGGTTTTGCTTTTTGAACTACATCAAATACAGCTAAGAAGTTTTCTACTAATTTGTCAGTTCCGAAAGAAACTTTACCGATAGGAGCGTGAATGATACCAGCTTTGTCAGCACGGTATTCTACTTTACCAGCTTTGATTTCTTGGATTGCTTTAGTTACATCAAATGTAACTGTACCAGTTTTAGGGTTTGGCATTAAACCTTTTGGTCCTAATACACGACCTAGTTTACCAACTTCACCCATCATATCTGGAGTTGCAACGATTACATCAAATTCGAACCAACCTTGTTGAATTTTATTGATGTATTCAGCATCACCAACATAATCAGCACCTGCTGCTTCTGCTTCTTTAAGTTTTTCGCCTTTAGCGAATACTAATACACGTTGAGTTTTACCAGTTCCGTTTGGAAGCACTACAGCTCCACGGATTTGTTGGTCATTTTTACGAGTATCGATACCTAATTTGAAAGCTACTTCAACAGTTGCATCAAATTTTACTGTGCTTGTTTGTTGCGCTAAAGCGATTGCTTCTTCAGCATTATATAATTTAGTACGGTCTACTAATTTCACTGCATCTTGCAGTCTTTTACCTTTTTTAGCCATTATATTATTTCCTCCTTGATTGTGGTTGTAGCGGAATAAACCTCCCACGAATAGAGGTTGCGCTCTGTTCAATTGAACTCTTCGCAACCTCCTAAAACAAAACTTTCATCATCAAGTAATCGGGAATTAGTCTTCGATAACAATACCCATGCTTCGCGCTGTACCTTCAACCATCGCCATAGCTGCTTCAACTGATGCAGCGTTTAGGTCTGGCATTTTTTGTTCAGCGATTTCGCGTACTTTATCACGTTTAACCGTTGCAACTTTTTTACGGTTAGGTTCACCTGATCCAGATTGGATACCTGCTGCTACTTTAAGTAGAACTGCTGCAGGTGGTGTTTTAGTAATGAAAGTAAATGAACGGTCTTCGAACACTGTAATTTCTACTGGAATGATTAATCCAGCCTGATCAGCTGTACGAGCGTTGAACTCCTTACAGAATCCCATGATGTTAACACCTGCTTGACCTAATGCAGGACCAACCGGTGGAGCTGGATTAGCTTTACCAGCAGGGATTTGAAGTTTTACAATTTTAATAACTTTTTTAGCCACGAGACACACCTCCTTAAGTCCGTGATGTGGTAATTGGGTTGCCCCTCCCACTCATATCTGTCTGTCAGCTGTTTGCCGATAACATTAATTCTCGTATGTCAAACTGTAAATTGACAGTCTGACCTCTGAAATGATACCACTTTTAATTTCTATATGCAAGTATTATCGTTCTATATTTTTTGAATCTGTTCAAAATCAAGTTCCATCTTCGTCTCGCGACCGAACATGTCAATAGTAACTTTTACTTTACCTTTATCAGCATCAATTTCTTCGACTTTACCTTGGAAATGAGCAAACGGCCCTTCTAGTACTTCTACCACTTCTCCAACAGTTACATCTAGTTCACCAATTGCTTTTTTCGTCATACCCATTTGTTGTAATAGACGATCTGCTTCTTCTGGTAATAGCGGAGTAGGTTTTGCTCCACCACCCGAAGAACCAATAAAGCCTGTTACGCCAGGTGTATTGCGGACAACATACCATGATTCATCAGTTAAAATCATTTCAACTAATACATAACCAGGGAATACTTTGCGCATAACCGTACGTTTCTTACCATCTTTTAAATCTGTCTCCTCATGCTCAGGAACAACCACACGGAAGATGTTATCTTGCATCCCCATTGTTTCAACACGTTTTTCAAGGTTTGCTTTTACACGATTTTCGTATCCTGAATAAGTATGAACTACATACCATTGTTTCTCCATAATACCTCGGACTCCTCCTTCACACATTTCATGTGCGATGCTTACAAAGTTAGGGTTTCCCTCTACTTCTACATTTCTTAATTAGTATAAATCAATCCATCTTTTGCATAACTGTTAAAAACCAATGAAAAAA
Coding sequences:
- the rpoB gene encoding DNA-directed RNA polymerase subunit beta, with the translated sequence MNELTGQLVQYGQHRQRRSFARIKEVLELPNLIEIQTASYEWFLEEGLREMFHDISPIEDFTGNLSLEFVDYSLGEPKYDVDECKERDVTYAAPLRVKVRLHNKETDEVKEQDVFMGDFPLMTETGTFVINGAERVIVSQLVRSPSVYFHDKTDKNGKKGFGATVIPNRGAWLEYETDAKDVVYVRIDRTRKLPATVLLRALGFGSDSEIIDILGDNEYLRNTLEKDNTDSTEKALLEIYERLRPGEPPTVESAKSLLYSRFFDAKRYDLADVGRYKMNKKLHIKNRLFNQTVAETLVDPETGEILVEKGKMLDRRTLDKLIPYLENGIGFRTLSQVGGVLEDDVTIQSVKIFAPNDEAQKEINVISNAYVEEEVKSLTPSDIIASMSYFFNLLHGVGNTDDIDHLGNRRLRSVGELLQNQFRIGLSRMERVVRERMSINDTASIVPQQLINIRPVIASIKEFFGSSQLSQFMDQTNPLAELTHKRRLSALGPGGLTRERAGMEVRDVHYSHYGRMCPIETPEGPNIGLINSLSSYAKVNKFGFIETPYRKVDPETGQVTAQIDYLTADEEDNYVVAQANSILNPDGSFAKDEVLGRFRGDNTVFKKERIDYMDVSPKQVVSAATACIPFLENDDSNRALMGANMQRQAVPLLNPEAPFVGTGMEHVNARDSGAAVVNKYHGIVEHVEARTIQVRRIEEIDGKEVKGELVKYKLQKFTRSNHGTSINQRPIVKVGDRVKPKDILADGPSMEKGELGLGRNVLVAFMTWEGFNYEDAVIMNERLVKDDVYTSVHIEEYESESRDTKLGPEEITRDIPNVGEDALRNLDDRGIIRIGAEVRDGDILVGKVTPKGVTELTAEERLLHAIFGEKAREVRDTSLRVPHGAGGIVLDVKVFNREDGDELPPGVNQLVRVYIVQKRKIRVGDKMAGRHGNKGVISRILPEEDMPFMPDGTPVDIMLNPLGVPSRMNIGQVLELHLGMAARYLGLHMASPVFDGANEEDVWETMEEAGMNRDGKTILYDGRSGEPFDNRVSVGIMYMIKLAHMVDDKLHARSTGPYSLVTQQPLGGKAQFGGQRFGEMEVWALEAYGAAYTLQEILTIKSDDVVGRVKTYEAIVKGESVPEPGVPESFKVLIKELQSLGLDVKMLTVNDEEVELRDIDDEDELQPTDALNILPAADKEEEAVETLE
- the nusG gene encoding transcription termination/antitermination protein NusG, which encodes MEKQWYVVHTYSGYENRVKANLEKRVETMGMQDNIFRVVVPEHEETDLKDGKKRTVMRKVFPGYVLVEMILTDESWYVVRNTPGVTGFIGSSGGGAKPTPLLPEEADRLLQQMGMTKKAIGELDVTVGEVVEVLEGPFAHFQGKVEEIDADKGKVKVTIDMFGRETKMELDFEQIQKI
- the rplA gene encoding 50S ribosomal protein L1, whose product is MAKKGKRLQDAVKLVDRTKLYNAEEAIALAQQTSTVKFDATVEVAFKLGIDTRKNDQQIRGAVVLPNGTGKTQRVLVFAKGEKLKEAEAAGADYVGDAEYINKIQQGWFEFDVIVATPDMMGEVGKLGRVLGPKGLMPNPKTGTVTFDVTKAIQEIKAGKVEYRADKAGIIHAPIGKVSFGTDKLVENFLAVFDVVQKAKPAAAKGTYMKSVNVTTTMGPSVKVDSTSVVVK
- the rplL gene encoding 50S ribosomal protein L7/L12 is translated as MNKDQILEAIKAMTVLELNDLVKAIEEEFGVTAAAPVAVVAGGAAAAEEKTEFDVVLASAGDQKIKVIKVVRELTGLGLKEAKEVVDNAPKALKEGVSKEEAEEIKAKLEEVGASVEVK
- the rplK gene encoding 50S ribosomal protein L11, translated to MAKKVIKIVKLQIPAGKANPAPPVGPALGQAGVNIMGFCKEFNARTADQAGLIIPVEITVFEDRSFTFITKTPPAAVLLKVAAGIQSGSGEPNRKKVATVKRDKVREIAEQKMPDLNAASVEAAMAMVEGTARSMGIVIED
- a CDS encoding class I SAM-dependent methyltransferase yields the protein MSEHYYSSKPQTESKPRQWKFTLLGHSFLFETDAGVFSKSEVDFGSRVLIDSFEMPQIDGAVVDIGCGYGPIGLAIAKKNPDRTVYMMDINERAIALAQKNANLNGIQNVRIFQSDGIAAVDEQLQVAAVLTNPPIRAGKETIFRFYEGAYDRLLEGGELWVVIQKKQGAPSTVSRLEEMFSEVEIVEKKKGYWIIRGKK
- the rplJ gene encoding 50S ribosomal protein L10, which translates into the protein MSSAIETKKVQVQEIADKFQAAASVVVVDYRGLTVAQVTELRKQLREAGVEFKVYKNTLTRRATEIVGVSGINEFLTGPNAVAFSNEDVVAPAKIINEFAKKNEALEIKAGIIEGNVSSAEDVKALAELPSREGLLSMLLSVLQAPVRNFALATKAVAEQKEEQGA